The genomic region GCCCTGATCACGTGGCCGGGCAAGGAGAACTGGGCGGTCAACCGGCGCAGGTCGATCTCCGACATGGCCGCGCCGGAGCCGTTGAGCGCACCGGCCCACAGCTCCCGCTGCTCGTCCTCGGTCGGCGCGGGCACCGTGATCCGGGCGCGGATCTGGTCACCGGAGACCGGGTCGGTGCTGGAGACCACCACCGGCGCGCCGAGGCCGCTGATGAACCGCGCCACCGCCGCCCGCCGGGTCGGGCTCGGCTCGGCGACCTCCAGCAGCAGCGCGCCCGGCAGCAGCAGCGCCTCCCGCTCCCACAGCCGCCCCAGCAACTCCCGCTCGGCCGGGTCGCTGGGCAGGTCCTCCGCACGCAGCACGTGCAGGGACAGCCCGCCCTGTTCGGCGGCAGCCGCGGCGACCTCCCAGCGGGTGCGTTCGTCCGCGCCGACCAGCTCCACCTGCGGCCGGCCGCCTGGCTCGTGCCAGTGCGCGAGCAGCTCCCGCGCCGCCTGCCACTGCGAGTCCGGCAGCTCGGCCTCCGCGCCGACCCGGTGCAGCAGGCCGTGCAGCCGACTGTCCACATAGGGCACTCCGACCAGGAAGTGCAGCACCCGCTCGCTGATCCGCAGCCGCGCGGTGGTCAGCGAGCCCGGGTCCAGCTCAAGCAGCAGCCAGCGGCGCAGCGGCGCGACCGGCGGCAGCGCGCTCCAGTGCGGTTCGGCCAGCGCGGCCAGGGCCAGCGAGAAGGTCGGATGGCCGCGCTCGGGATCGCCCGCCGCGGCGGCGCAGCGGGCCGCGGTGCTGGGGTCCAGCTCCATCGCCGCGCACAGCAGCAGCACGTCCCGCTCGAAGCCGGACAGGCCGAAGCACACGCACAGCGCGTCCAACGCGGTCAGTTCCCCCGACGCGACAACGGGTTCGGCTGCCGGGCCGAGGCCGGCGGCGTGCGCGTCCAGGCGCGCGAGCACCCGGCGCACCGCCGTGACCACCGCGTCCTGATGCACCCGCCGACCCCCTCTCCTCAGCCGGTGATCTCCACGCTCGGTCCGGTGAACGCGCCGTCGGCGAACTCCAGCGGGCTCTGCGCGCCGTCCACCTGCACCCGCACCAGGTAGCGGCCCGGCGCCACGTCGTTGATCGGCACGGTGAACTCGTGCCCCGGCACACTGCCGCTGAACAGCGGGAACGGCGCGGTGAACTGGTAGCCGCCCGCGTCGTTGCCGTCCAGCAGCAGCACCGCGCGCTGCTCCGGCCGCACCGGCAGGTCCACCCGGACCCACACCACGCCCGGCCGCTGTTCGGCGCGCACAACCTTCGGCCTGCGCACGTACGGCGCGGCGTTGGACTCCAGCAGCGGCCTCGGCTCGCCTGCCGGATCGAGCTGGACCGGGTAGCGCAGCTGCACGGTGTGCACGCCGGGCGGCAGGTCCGCCGGCTGGCCCAGCACCACCTGGGCCTCGGCGATCCGGCGCACCGGCGCGGCCAGCCCGCCGACCAGCGCCACCGGATCGGGGCGGCCCAGGTTGAGGCCGGTCAGCACCAGGTCCCGGTCGCCGGTGATCGGCGCGGTGTCCGGCTGGGTGCCCGGCGCGGCCCCGGCGGGCAGCGAGAGCACCTGCTCGACCACCGGCCGCACGAACGGCTCGACCTGGATGTGCCTGCGCAGCACCGGTTTCCCGGCCTGCGGCACGCTGCGCCCGTCCACCAGCACCACCGAGGCCAGGTAGTGCAGCGAGAGCGCGTACGGGGTCTGGAACAGCATCGACCACAACTTCGACTGGTCGTCCAGGTCCAGCTGGGCCGGGGTGAAGCGCACCTTGTGCGGCGCGGCGGCCAGGTCGCTGCCCGCCAGGTGCGGGTGGAACAGCGCCGCGTCCTCGATGTCCTTGCGGGACAGGACCGGGCCCTCGTGCAGTGCGCGCACCACGCTGCCCAGCAGCCGCTGCGGCAGCGAGCTGGCCTCCTCGCCGTGGAAGCTGACCAGGTAGTGCAGGTCGAGCGCGGCCTGTGGCCTGCGCAGCACCGCGCCGTCCGGGCCCCTGGTGGGCGCGTCCGCGTTGCGCAGCGAGCCGGTCGGCGTGACCTGGTACAGGAACACCGAGATCAGCGGGTCCGAGGGCGGCTCGGTCGGCGACTTCCGCGGGTGCACGTTGACCGCGACGTCGATGTCCAGCGAGCGGGCCAGGTAGGCGCACAGCGCGTGCGTGACGTGCGCGACGGCGAGCGTGTTGCTCATCGGTCACCACCGAGGTACTCGGCCAGGCCGATCGCCGGTTCCACCCGCCGGGGCTGTTCCCGTTGCCGCGCGGGGGTTTCCGGCAGCGCGGCGATGACCTCGACCCGGCCGATGCGCACCGTCACCGACGGCGCGGCCGGTTCCGGCGCGCGACCCCGGCGGGAGGTCACCGCGGCCCGGCGCCGGGGTCCGGGCCGCGGTGGGGCTGCGGGGCCGGCCGACGCGGCTGGGGATTCCACATCGGCCGGCCCGTGGAGTGGAGCGGCGGTAACCGGGGTCCGCCGCTCCGTGATGGTCTTCTCGTTGACAGAACGGACCTCGTGGCGCACCGGTTCAACCACGGTGCGCACCGGCGGCAGCGCCGGCGTCGGCACCGGCCCGGCCCCGGCGGACGCGGTCGCCGACGGGCCTGCCGTCGGCGAGTGCGCCGGGACCGGTTCCGCCGAGGGAGCGGCGGCCGGTGGTGGGACGGCGCTCGGCGCTGCCGCCGGGCTCCCCGGGCCTACGACGCCCGGGGTGGTGGCCCGCGGCAGTTCGGCGGAGTCGGGTTCCGCCGCCGCGGGTTCGCCACGTTCGAACAGCTGGGCCAGCCGGGGTCGCACCGGCGTGGCGTCGGTGGGCAGGCCCGCGCCGGGCAGGCAGCGGGCGAGCAGGCGGTCGAGGAAGTCGGGCTCACCCATCTCCCACCAGCTCCAGGTAGTGGCGGCGGGCAGGACTCAGCGCGAGCACCTCCGGCTCGGTCCAGCCGTAGGCACTGGCCAGCGCGTGCACCTCCAGGAGCAGGCCGCGGGCCCAGGAGTCCAGCTCGGCCCACAGGTAGCCCGCGATGTCCAGCAGCGCCCTGGCCCGGCTGCCGCAGGCCACACACGGCACGTCCAGCAGCACCTCGGCGGCCGGGTCCAGCTCGGCGGCGGCCGAGGCCACCGCGGCCCGCACCGGCGGCGGCAGCTCGTCCGCGCCGACCGGTTTCCCGGCGCTGGTGGCGGTCAGCACGATCCGGCGCAGCAGCTCGCCGCGCGCGTCCCGGCCCGCCTGCCCCGCGGCCAGCACGTCAGCGGGCGTGGGTGGCCGCAACCGCACCCGGTAGCCGCCGTGCTCGACCCAGACCGGTTCGTCGGCCGACTCGATGGCCAGCACCGCGCCCGCGGTGAAGTCGAACTCCAGCTCCTTGGCGCAGTCCGGGCAGGACAGCCGCCCGGTGAGCCGGTCACCGAAGAGCTCGCGGCGCAGGCCGAACAGCTCCCGGTCCCGCTGCCCGACCGGGACGCCGAGCAGCTCCTCCGCACCGGCAGCCGGGCGGGCCAGCCGGTGCAGCAGCAGCGCCCGCTGGGGGTGCCCGGACGGCAGCCCGTGCTCCCAGGCCGCCAGCAGCTCGCTCGCCGAGGTCATCGGATCAGGCCGGGTTGCTGAGCGAGGGTTCCTCGGGCTCGGCCACCTCGTAGTCCCGTTCCCAGCCCTCGCACTCCAGCTTCAGGCTCTGGATGGCGACCGCGTTGGCGTTCGCGTCCAGCTCGCCCAGCACCTGGTACTCACTCGGCCACGCCCGGTAGACCTTGTACGCCAAGGCCACCTGACCTGCCTCGTTGAGCACCTGGATGACGATGTCCTTGCGGAAGTCGCGCAGCGAGACCTCCGCGCCCCTGCCCTGCCCGACCAGCCAGACCTTGTTCGCCCAGCGGTCGAAGTCCGGGTCGTGGGTGACCCCGCGCTCCAGGGTGATCGCCTCGAACTCGGTGCGGCCCGCGGACTTGCGCGGTGAGCTGGCGTCGCCGCCGCTGCGGTGCTTGACCACCTCGGTGGTGCGCTTGAGCGGACTGATCTTGGACACGCCCGCCACCACGCGGCCGTCGCAGACCACCAGGAACTTGAAGTTCTTGTACGGGTCGAACCGCTGTGGGTTGACGGTGAACTCGGCCATCCCTACACCTCGATCTGTCCGGCGAGCTGTTCGATCTTGATGATCACGAACTCCGCCGGTTTCAACGGGGCGAAGCCGACCAGGACATTCACCACGCCGCTGTTGATGTCGTTCTGCGTCGTGGTGTCCTTGTCGCATTTCACGAAGTAGGCATCCCGGGCCGAGGCGCCCTGGAATGCGCCGCGCTCGAACAGCGAGTGCATGAATGCGCCGACATTCAGCCGGATTTGCGCCCACAAGCGTTCATCGTTGGGCTCGAAAACGACCCACTTCGTGCCGCGGTAGAGACTTTCCTCGATCATCAGCGCGGTGCGCCGGACCGGCACGTACTTCCACTGCGAGGCGATCGCGTCCGCCCCGTCCAGGGTGCGCGCGCCCCAGACCACCGGGCCGATCACCGGGAAGGACCGCACGCAGTTCACCGCGAGCGGGTTGAGCAGGCCGTTCTCCGGGTCGGTCATCGGCACGGTCAGGCCCTGCACCGAGCTGAGCCTGGTCTCGGTGCCGGCCGGCGCCTTCCACACGCCGCGCTCGGCGTCGGTGCGGGCCATCACCCCGGCGACCGCGCCGGAGGGCGGGAACGCGCGCAGCCTGCCGCTGAGCGGGTCGAGCAACTGGAGGCGGGGGAAGTAGAGCGCGGCGTGGTCGCTGCGGATGGAGCCCAGGCGGTGCAGGTTGGCCCGCACGTCGTCCACGCTCCGCCACGCCGCCGGGCTGTCCACCAGCAGGAACATCCGCTTGGTGCGGCACAGCCCGGTGGCGTGGCCGAGCACGTCGACCATCCGGGTCAGGCCGGTGTCGCCGGGCAGCGCGGCCGCCTCGGGCAGCGCGAGCAGGCCCACGTCCTCGATGTCGCGCAGCGCGTAGAGGCCGGTCTTGGCGCCCTCGTTGCCGATCAGCTCGGTGTGTCCGGGCAGGTCGCCGTCGCCGCCCGGGGTGCCGGGCGCCTGGCTCTCGTGCTCCGCGCCGCCGAAGGCGTAGGCGGTGACGTTGCGCCCGCCGCCGAAGCCGAGGTTGTTGCCCACCGCGCCTTCCAGCTTGAGCACCACACCCGCGTCGGCCGCGCCGGAGACCACCTGCAGGCGCTGGCCGCGCACGGTGACCGTGGCCGCGCCGAAGGTCCGCTCGCCGGGCGCGTCCGGCAGCGTGCGCAGCCGGTTCTCCAGCAGCAGCGCCAGCTCGATCAGGTTGGCCGGCTTGGGACCGCCCTGTTCGACCAGGGTCAGCTTGTGCACCGTCGACCCGCCGAGCACCGAGACCTCCAGCTCGCCGGAGGGGTCGGGCGGCCCGTCCGGGAACTTCGCCGAGGAGGTGCCGACCTGGTCCGGCCGCTGGTTGGCCGCGGGGCTGCCCTCGACGGAGACCGTGACCAGCCGGGAGCTGCCGTTGACCACCTCGGCCACGTGCCGCTCGTGCTCGGCGTCCATGGACAGGTCGGTGTAGGACTCCCGCTGCCCGCTGGGGTGGGACAGGCGCAGGTTGAAGGTGGCATCGGGCGTCGGCGTACCGTGGTCAACGGCGACGCGGAGCCCATTTCCCCAGGTCCCGGGCTCGCGGGCACGCAAGGTCAATACGTGCTTCTTGCCACCCTCACCGCGGTTGTAGATCCCGGCGGTGGCGTGCTCGGCCCCCTTGGCGACCCGGACGATCACGGCGGTGGTGCCACCGTTGAGGAAGAACTGCTGCACGGCGTAGCTGACCGCGCTGGCCCCGGCCAGGCCGCCGAACCGGCGCTCGAAGTCGGCGAAGCTGGTGATCGTGACGGCCTCGTTGACCGGGCCCCGGCTGGTGTAGCCGACGAAGGCGGTCACCGAGGTCGACACCGCGGTGACCGTGCGGACGCGGCTGGGCAGCTCCTCGACGTAGACGCCTGGATAGGTCGGCGTGACGGGCATGCCACCTCCATTCCTCGAAACAGCGGCGTTCAAGGAAAAGAGCACATGCCGAAACAAGGCCCCCAGAAACCACGGCAAGAACGATCAACAGCACATCGCGATTGATCGACTCAGCACGTGGAACGCGTCGGGATCCCCACCCCTTTTCCCCTCACACAACGGCCACACAAGGACCGTGGCCCAGTTTTGTGCCGCCCGCGGACGGGTGTCAACCGGTTCTGTGCTTATGCTGCCCGGAAGACCCGAGGATGAC from Crossiella sp. CA-258035 harbors:
- a CDS encoding DUF4255 domain-containing protein, giving the protein MSNTLAVAHVTHALCAYLARSLDIDVAVNVHPRKSPTEPPSDPLISVFLYQVTPTGSLRNADAPTRGPDGAVLRRPQAALDLHYLVSFHGEEASSLPQRLLGSVVRALHEGPVLSRKDIEDAALFHPHLAGSDLAAAPHKVRFTPAQLDLDDQSKLWSMLFQTPYALSLHYLASVVLVDGRSVPQAGKPVLRRHIQVEPFVRPVVEQVLSLPAGAAPGTQPDTAPITGDRDLVLTGLNLGRPDPVALVGGLAAPVRRIAEAQVVLGQPADLPPGVHTVQLRYPVQLDPAGEPRPLLESNAAPYVRRPKVVRAEQRPGVVWVRVDLPVRPEQRAVLLLDGNDAGGYQFTAPFPLFSGSVPGHEFTVPINDVAPGRYLVRVQVDGAQSPLEFADGAFTGPSVEITG
- a CDS encoding ATP-binding protein; translation: MHQDAVVTAVRRVLARLDAHAAGLGPAAEPVVASGELTALDALCVCFGLSGFERDVLLLCAAMELDPSTAARCAAAAGDPERGHPTFSLALAALAEPHWSALPPVAPLRRWLLLELDPGSLTTARLRISERVLHFLVGVPYVDSRLHGLLHRVGAEAELPDSQWQAARELLAHWHEPGGRPQVELVGADERTRWEVAAAAAEQGGLSLHVLRAEDLPSDPAERELLGRLWEREALLLPGALLLEVAEPSPTRRAAVARFISGLGAPVVVSSTDPVSGDQIRARITVPAPTEDEQRELWAGALNGSGAAMSEIDLRRLTAQFSLPGHVIRAAGESVRRGAREGGNPAALAWQAGLDQARVALEELGQRVAPRAGWADLVLPQAQRTILTEIIAHVRQRAVVHQDWGFERVLRRGLGVTALFAGGSGTGKTLAAEVLAGQLGLDLFVVDLSQVVSKYIGETEKNLRRVFDAAERGGALLLFDEADALFGKRSEIKDSHDRYANIEVSYLLMRMESYRGLAILTTNMKKALDSAFLRRIRFVVDFPFPGPAERAEIWRRVIPAATPTDGLDVARLAQLTVAGGSIRNVALSAAFLAAEEGTALGMRHLLAAARTEYLKLERALTPPEVAGWV
- a CDS encoding phage tail protein codes for the protein MAEFTVNPQRFDPYKNFKFLVVCDGRVVAGVSKISPLKRTTEVVKHRSGGDASSPRKSAGRTEFEAITLERGVTHDPDFDRWANKVWLVGQGRGAEVSLRDFRKDIVIQVLNEAGQVALAYKVYRAWPSEYQVLGELDANANAVAIQSLKLECEGWERDYEVAEPEEPSLSNPA
- a CDS encoding phage tail sheath C-terminal domain-containing protein is translated as MPVTPTYPGVYVEELPSRVRTVTAVSTSVTAFVGYTSRGPVNEAVTITSFADFERRFGGLAGASAVSYAVQQFFLNGGTTAVIVRVAKGAEHATAGIYNRGEGGKKHVLTLRAREPGTWGNGLRVAVDHGTPTPDATFNLRLSHPSGQRESYTDLSMDAEHERHVAEVVNGSSRLVTVSVEGSPAANQRPDQVGTSSAKFPDGPPDPSGELEVSVLGGSTVHKLTLVEQGGPKPANLIELALLLENRLRTLPDAPGERTFGAATVTVRGQRLQVVSGAADAGVVLKLEGAVGNNLGFGGGRNVTAYAFGGAEHESQAPGTPGGDGDLPGHTELIGNEGAKTGLYALRDIEDVGLLALPEAAALPGDTGLTRMVDVLGHATGLCRTKRMFLLVDSPAAWRSVDDVRANLHRLGSIRSDHAALYFPRLQLLDPLSGRLRAFPPSGAVAGVMARTDAERGVWKAPAGTETRLSSVQGLTVPMTDPENGLLNPLAVNCVRSFPVIGPVVWGARTLDGADAIASQWKYVPVRRTALMIEESLYRGTKWVVFEPNDERLWAQIRLNVGAFMHSLFERGAFQGASARDAYFVKCDKDTTTQNDINSGVVNVLVGFAPLKPAEFVIIKIEQLAGQIEV